One genomic window of Lagenorhynchus albirostris chromosome 17, mLagAlb1.1, whole genome shotgun sequence includes the following:
- the HEY1 gene encoding hairy/enhancer-of-split related with YRPW motif protein 1 isoform X2, translated as MTVEERNLLWLSRENPKEGYFDAHALAMDYRSLGFRECLAEVARYLSIIEGLDATDPLRVRLVSHLNNYASQREAASGAHAGLGHIPWGSAFGHHPHVAHPLLLPQNGHGNTGTTASPTESHHQGRLATAHPEASALRAPPSGSLGPVLPVVTSASKLSPPLLSSVASLSAFPFSFGSFHLLSPNALSPSAPTQAANLGKPYRPWGTEIGAF; from the exons ATGACTGTTGAGGAAAGAAACCTGTTGTGGTTAAGTAGAGAAAACCCAAAGGAAG GCTATTTTGACGCGCACGCCCTTGCTATGGACTATCGGAGTTTGGGGTTTCGGGAATGCCTGGCAGAAGTCGCCCGTTACCTGAGCATCATTGAAGGACTAGATGCCACGGACCCGCTTCGAGTTCGACTGGTCTCACATCTGAACAACTATGCCTCCCAGCGGGAAGCGGCAAGTGGCGCTCACGCAGGCCTTGGACACATTCCCTGGGGGAGTGCTTTCGGACATCACCCGCACGTCGCGCACCCCCTGTTGCTGCCCCAGAATGGCCACGGGAACACTGGCACCACGGCCTCACCCACGGAATCCCACCACCAGGGCAGGTTGGCCACGGCACATCCGGAGGCGTCGGCTTTGCGGGCGCCCCCTAGCGGCAGCCTTGGACCGGTGCTCCCCGTGGTCACCTCCGCCTCCAAACTCTCGCCGCCTCTGCTCTCCTCGGTGGCCTCCCTGTCGGCCTTCCCCTTCTCTTTTGGCTCCTTCCACTTACTCTCTCCCAATGCACTGAGCCCTTCGGCACCCACGCAGGCAGCAAACCTTGGCAAACCCTACAGACCTTGGGGGACGGAGATTGGAGCTTTTTAA
- the HEY1 gene encoding hairy/enhancer-of-split related with YRPW motif protein 1 isoform X1, with protein sequence MKRAHPEYSSSDSELDETIEVEKESADENGNLSSALGSMSPTTSSQILARKRRRGIIEKRRRDRINNSLSELRRLVPSAFEKQGSAKLEKAEILQMTVDHLKMLHTAGGKGYFDAHALAMDYRSLGFRECLAEVARYLSIIEGLDATDPLRVRLVSHLNNYASQREAASGAHAGLGHIPWGSAFGHHPHVAHPLLLPQNGHGNTGTTASPTESHHQGRLATAHPEASALRAPPSGSLGPVLPVVTSASKLSPPLLSSVASLSAFPFSFGSFHLLSPNALSPSAPTQAANLGKPYRPWGTEIGAF encoded by the exons ATGAAGCGAGCCCACCCCGAGTACAGCTCCTCCGATAGCGAGCTGGACGAGACCATCGAGGTGGAAAAGGAGAGTGCGGATGAGAATGG GAACTTGAGTTCGGCTCTAGGTTCCATGTCCCCAACTACATCTTCACAGATCTTGGCCAGGAAAAGACGGAGAGGC ATCATTGAGAAGCGCCGACGAGATCGGATCAATAACAGTTTGTCTGAGCTGAGGAGGCTGGTACCCAGTGCTTTTGAGAAGCAG GGATCTGCCAAGCTAGAAAAAGCCGAGATCCTCCAGATGACGGTGGATCACCTGAAAATGCTGCACACTGCAGGAGGGAAAG GCTATTTTGACGCGCACGCCCTTGCTATGGACTATCGGAGTTTGGGGTTTCGGGAATGCCTGGCAGAAGTCGCCCGTTACCTGAGCATCATTGAAGGACTAGATGCCACGGACCCGCTTCGAGTTCGACTGGTCTCACATCTGAACAACTATGCCTCCCAGCGGGAAGCGGCAAGTGGCGCTCACGCAGGCCTTGGACACATTCCCTGGGGGAGTGCTTTCGGACATCACCCGCACGTCGCGCACCCCCTGTTGCTGCCCCAGAATGGCCACGGGAACACTGGCACCACGGCCTCACCCACGGAATCCCACCACCAGGGCAGGTTGGCCACGGCACATCCGGAGGCGTCGGCTTTGCGGGCGCCCCCTAGCGGCAGCCTTGGACCGGTGCTCCCCGTGGTCACCTCCGCCTCCAAACTCTCGCCGCCTCTGCTCTCCTCGGTGGCCTCCCTGTCGGCCTTCCCCTTCTCTTTTGGCTCCTTCCACTTACTCTCTCCCAATGCACTGAGCCCTTCGGCACCCACGCAGGCAGCAAACCTTGGCAAACCCTACAGACCTTGGGGGACGGAGATTGGAGCTTTTTAA